The sequence below is a genomic window from Vicinamibacterales bacterium.
ACGACCCTTCCGCCGCTCAGCCGCGGCACGCGGACTAGGCCTCCTCGTCGCGCGGCTTCGACGCTTCGGCCTTCAGGGCCGCGACGAGCGCGTCCCGCTGTTCCACGAGGCGCTTGAGGGGGCGGCGCCCGTTGGCGTGGCCGACGGCGTATTCGGCGAAGAGCGGAAACGCGATGGTCGAATCGCAGTAGGTCACGACCGTGTCTGGCAGCACGCCGGGGTTGACCTTGCCCCAGCTCACGGCTTCAGCCGGCGTGGCGCCCGACAGGCCGCCCCACACGACCTGGTCGGTCGTGATCTGGATGAAGTAGTCGTTGCCGCCCTTGGGAATGCCGTAC
It includes:
- a CDS encoding deoxyhypusine synthase family protein yields the protein PNKDVNEICAIILAGQKNGAVILGGGSPKNFYLQGQPTLWEVYGIPKGGNDYFIQITTDQVVWGGLSGATPAEAVSWGKVNPGVLPDTVVTYCDSTIAFPLFAEYAVGHANGRRPLKRLVEQRDALVAALKAEASKPRDEEA